A stretch of the Mycobacterium shigaense genome encodes the following:
- a CDS encoding non-ribosomal peptide synthetase — protein sequence MTETTRLDEQRLELLRRKIAERGLARPEGGAAVATDDEPAVSAGQHRMWFVQSVDPDSALLNICVSYRLSGAVDVARLHDAVDAVAARHAVLHTTFETTPEGDPRPVVRDDLRPQWADHDVSGLTDQARRLRLDVLAQRDFGRAFDLSKDSPLRVTVARLSADELMMLITVHHIAWDDGSWAPFFADLTRAYANPDGYAAEPVVPAPVAASDGDACREADLAYWRPLITDLPEPLELPGPNGSVVPSTLRAQRATAQLSAATIERAAALARETGATPYMVLMAAFAALVHRYTGSTDFLIAAPVLNRGVATDDAIGYYGNTVVIRLRPQSRQTFRDLLAETRDNAVGAFAHSRADLDWLVRESNPDRRHGADRMTRVSFGQRDADGPGFAPAGVRCERAELRGHFNQLPLSFMVELAQDGAGLVEAEYLVEVLDRELVEQLLRHYVVLLDSALTDPDARLSACRLMSDDDAHWLRQVSTGAQFRTPAATLPALVTRRAARSPDAVAVVYEGRQYSYREIDDESNRVAHWLIEQGIGTEDRVAVLLDKSPELVITALGILKSGAVYLPVDPTYPRDRLAFILGDADAKLILREPITGLESYPVTEPELLRPLDPRNTAYLIYTSGSTGLPKGVPVPHAPIAEYFVWFGDEYRVDETERLLQVASPSFDVSMGEIFGTLIMGAGLVIPRPDGLRDIGYLTELLRREGITSMHFVPSLLGLFLSLPGVKQWRTLRRVPIGGEALPGEIADKFHATFDALLYNFYGPTETVVNCTSYPVQGAQGARVVPIGRPKINTQVYLLDDALQPVPVGVIGEIYIGGTHVAHGYHRRPGLTAERFVADPFAPGARLYRSGDLARRNADGDIEFVGRADEQVKIRGFRIELGEIAAAISVDPSVGQAVVVVADLPGLGKSLVGYLTPAAGAGTETVEVERIRARVAAALPDYMTPAGYVVLDEIPITAHGKIDRAALPEPQIAPGAEYREPTTPTERRVAALFSGLLGHGRVGVDDSFFDLGGHSLVATKLVTAIRSDCGVEIGIRDVFELGTVALLAERIDRLGSGEPGQSRPRLVATAHDEPQPLSSSQLRSWFAYRVDGPSWVNNIPFAAKLSGPWDIDALIAATGDVVARHEILRTSYVEIDGVPYQVVNPASGLTVHREAWSAQGDSESWLTERLDTERRYCFELDAEWPIRVAVFDTGAGEHVLSLVVHHIASDHWSAGVLFADLIAAYRARRGGEAPAWAPLRVQYADYAAWQGAFLGDSSGQESAVAAEQREYWTSQLVGLAEDAGLRPDFPRQPVPSGAGESVEFSIDTATRTKLSELCRELGITEFMLLQTAVAVVLHKAGGGVDIPLGTPVAGRTETELEQLIGFFVNILVLRNDLTGNPTLREALTRARETALAAYAHQDLPFDRVVDSVSPVRSLSRNPLFQVVVHVRDHLAATRVIEAALEAGGEDTVCTSLDPTFDMAHADLSVNFFGTDGAGDIGYNCAVIFRTELYRRATIERLAGWLARVVTEFADDVDQTLRDVRLVDDDEQHRVVADWSRGEPAPQDRPRTIGDLLRPSRNLGTDRIAVRCADQEIDYPALHRRSDNLAALLVEHGVGPGSLVGLSMRRSIELVVALVAIMKAGAGYFPIDPAYPPARKELMLDDVRPPVVLATVEALDTMPDITGVTLLLLDDPWVRAAVDNDAAPVDGFPAPHPDDPMYLVFTSGSTGKPKGAVGTHRSMSARLDWQLRHYPPRTRDVRLAQASITFLEGGMEMLAGLAAGATMILADDTELRDAEALGALMNRHSVAQVTAVPSLVSALIDAQPDAVRSLARLVCGGEPVSISLLARLVAVCADGGTELLNNIGSTETSGAVSRGPLYPPNPLVGKPLPGCDAYLLDDGLRPVPVGVVGELYYAGDQLARGYWKRSGLTATRFVANPYGAQPGSRLYRSGDLARWTEDGQLEFVGRADHQVQVRGFRVELAEVEAALAAVDGVAAAAARTWDLHGAASLAGYVVPQRPITDDAERAAFAGSVRSAIARTLPGYMLPSSLTVLDALPKTESGKLNRPGLPRPAVVTSGRIEPTRTATERALATVFAELLSTAEVGRSDDFFALGGDSILSVQLAARARAAGLAVSPRMVFENPTVAELAAALDASDGTHAELEHTNGHADTRFEPMSTSGLSPSDLAAVTELWSSSRDGTS from the coding sequence GTGACTGAAACCACCCGGCTCGACGAACAGCGCCTGGAACTGTTGCGTCGCAAGATCGCTGAACGCGGGCTGGCCAGGCCCGAGGGCGGCGCGGCCGTGGCGACCGACGACGAGCCGGCCGTCTCGGCGGGCCAGCACCGGATGTGGTTCGTGCAGTCGGTCGACCCCGACAGCGCGCTGCTCAACATCTGCGTGTCCTATCGCCTCAGCGGCGCCGTCGATGTCGCGCGGTTGCACGACGCGGTCGACGCCGTCGCGGCCCGCCACGCCGTCCTGCACACGACGTTCGAGACGACGCCCGAGGGCGATCCCCGCCCGGTGGTCCGTGACGACCTGCGGCCGCAGTGGGCCGACCACGACGTGTCCGGCTTGACCGATCAGGCGCGGCGGTTGCGGCTGGATGTGCTGGCGCAGCGGGACTTCGGCCGGGCGTTCGACCTGAGCAAGGATTCGCCGCTGCGGGTCACCGTCGCGCGGTTGTCCGCCGACGAGTTGATGATGCTGATCACCGTCCACCACATCGCCTGGGACGACGGCTCCTGGGCGCCGTTTTTCGCCGACCTGACCCGTGCCTATGCCAACCCGGACGGGTATGCCGCCGAACCCGTGGTTCCCGCGCCGGTCGCGGCTTCTGACGGGGACGCGTGTCGCGAAGCGGACCTGGCCTACTGGCGGCCGTTGATCACGGATCTTCCTGAGCCGCTCGAGCTTCCGGGTCCCAACGGCTCGGTGGTGCCCAGCACGCTGCGCGCGCAGCGCGCGACCGCGCAGCTGTCGGCGGCCACCATCGAGCGGGCGGCGGCGCTGGCGCGCGAAACCGGCGCCACCCCGTACATGGTCTTGATGGCGGCCTTCGCCGCATTGGTGCACCGTTACACCGGATCGACCGACTTTCTGATCGCGGCCCCGGTGCTGAACCGCGGGGTCGCAACCGACGACGCGATCGGCTATTACGGCAACACCGTGGTGATCCGGTTGCGGCCGCAGTCGCGCCAGACCTTCCGCGACCTGCTGGCTGAAACGCGGGACAACGCGGTGGGCGCGTTCGCGCATTCGCGAGCCGATCTGGATTGGCTGGTGCGCGAATCCAATCCGGACCGCCGGCACGGTGCGGACCGGATGACCCGGGTGAGCTTCGGGCAGCGCGACGCGGACGGGCCGGGCTTCGCGCCGGCCGGGGTGCGCTGCGAGCGCGCCGAGCTGCGCGGCCACTTCAACCAGCTGCCACTCAGTTTCATGGTCGAACTGGCGCAAGACGGCGCCGGACTGGTCGAGGCCGAATACCTGGTCGAGGTGCTCGACCGCGAACTCGTCGAGCAACTCCTGCGGCACTACGTGGTGCTGCTGGACAGCGCGCTGACCGACCCCGACGCCCGGCTGTCGGCGTGCCGGCTGATGAGCGACGACGACGCGCACTGGCTGCGCCAAGTGTCGACCGGTGCGCAGTTCCGCACCCCGGCCGCCACCCTGCCCGCGTTGGTGACCCGGCGCGCGGCCCGGTCGCCCGATGCCGTCGCCGTGGTTTACGAGGGCCGCCAGTACAGCTACCGCGAGATCGACGACGAGTCGAACCGGGTGGCGCACTGGCTCATCGAGCAGGGCATCGGGACCGAGGACCGGGTCGCGGTGCTGCTGGACAAGTCGCCCGAGCTGGTCATCACCGCGCTGGGCATCCTGAAATCGGGCGCGGTCTACCTGCCGGTGGACCCCACCTACCCGCGGGATCGGCTGGCCTTCATCCTCGGCGATGCCGACGCCAAACTGATTCTGCGCGAACCGATCACCGGCCTGGAGAGCTACCCGGTCACCGAACCCGAGCTGCTTCGTCCGCTGGACCCGCGGAACACCGCATACCTGATCTACACCTCGGGATCGACGGGGCTGCCCAAGGGCGTGCCCGTTCCGCACGCGCCGATCGCCGAGTACTTCGTCTGGTTCGGCGACGAGTACCGCGTCGACGAGACCGAACGGCTGCTGCAGGTCGCGTCGCCCAGCTTCGACGTGTCCATGGGCGAGATCTTCGGCACGCTGATCATGGGCGCCGGGCTGGTGATTCCCCGGCCCGACGGGTTGCGAGACATCGGCTACCTGACCGAACTGCTGCGCCGCGAGGGCATCACCTCGATGCATTTCGTACCGTCGCTGCTGGGGCTGTTCCTGTCGTTGCCGGGCGTCAAGCAATGGCGCACCCTGCGCCGCGTGCCCATCGGCGGCGAGGCGCTGCCCGGCGAGATCGCCGACAAGTTCCACGCCACCTTCGACGCGCTGCTGTACAACTTCTACGGACCGACCGAGACCGTGGTCAACTGCACCAGCTACCCGGTGCAGGGCGCCCAGGGAGCCCGGGTGGTGCCTATCGGCCGGCCCAAGATCAACACGCAGGTCTATCTGCTCGACGACGCGCTGCAGCCGGTACCCGTGGGTGTGATCGGCGAGATCTACATCGGTGGAACACATGTCGCGCACGGATATCACCGCCGGCCCGGATTGACGGCCGAGCGATTCGTCGCCGACCCGTTCGCCCCTGGCGCGCGGCTGTACCGGTCGGGAGACTTGGCCCGCCGCAACGCCGACGGCGACATCGAGTTCGTCGGCAGAGCCGACGAGCAGGTGAAGATCCGCGGCTTCCGCATCGAGCTCGGCGAGATTGCCGCGGCCATCTCGGTCGACCCCAGCGTCGGCCAGGCCGTCGTGGTCGTCGCCGACCTGCCCGGCCTGGGCAAGAGCCTGGTCGGCTACCTGACCCCGGCCGCAGGCGCGGGCACGGAAACCGTTGAGGTCGAACGCATCCGGGCCCGCGTGGCCGCGGCGCTGCCCGACTACATGACCCCGGCCGGCTACGTCGTGCTCGACGAGATCCCGATCACCGCGCACGGCAAGATCGACCGCGCCGCGCTACCCGAGCCGCAGATCGCACCCGGGGCCGAATACCGCGAGCCGACCACGCCGACCGAACGCCGCGTCGCCGCACTGTTTTCCGGGCTGCTCGGCCACGGCCGGGTCGGGGTCGACGACTCGTTCTTCGACCTGGGCGGGCACTCGCTGGTGGCCACCAAGCTGGTCACCGCGATCCGCTCGGACTGCGGCGTCGAGATCGGCATCCGCGACGTCTTCGAGCTGGGCACGGTGGCGTTGCTGGCCGAACGGATCGACCGGCTCGGTTCCGGGGAACCCGGGCAGTCGCGGCCCAGACTGGTTGCCACGGCCCACGACGAGCCGCAGCCGTTGTCCTCTTCGCAGCTGCGCAGCTGGTTCGCCTACCGCGTCGACGGGCCCAGTTGGGTCAACAACATCCCGTTCGCCGCGAAGCTGAGCGGCCCGTGGGACATCGACGCGTTGATCGCCGCCACCGGCGACGTCGTCGCCCGGCACGAGATCCTGCGCACCAGCTACGTCGAAATAGATGGCGTGCCATACCAAGTCGTCAATCCGGCCAGTGGCTTGACGGTCCACCGCGAGGCCTGGAGCGCCCAAGGCGACAGCGAATCGTGGCTCACGGAGCGGCTGGACACCGAGCGCCGGTATTGCTTCGAGCTGGACGCCGAATGGCCGATCCGGGTGGCGGTGTTCGACACCGGCGCGGGCGAGCACGTCTTGTCGCTCGTGGTCCACCACATCGCCTCCGACCACTGGTCGGCGGGCGTGCTGTTCGCCGATCTCATCGCCGCCTATCGGGCCCGGCGCGGCGGGGAAGCCCCGGCCTGGGCGCCGCTGCGGGTGCAGTATGCCGACTACGCGGCTTGGCAGGGCGCGTTTTTGGGCGACTCCAGCGGTCAGGAGTCCGCCGTCGCCGCCGAGCAGCGCGAGTACTGGACATCGCAGCTCGTCGGGCTCGCCGAGGATGCCGGGCTGCGGCCGGACTTTCCGCGGCAGCCCGTGCCCAGCGGGGCGGGCGAATCCGTCGAGTTCAGCATCGACACGGCCACCCGCACCAAGCTGTCCGAACTCTGCCGCGAGCTGGGCATCACCGAATTCATGCTGCTGCAGACGGCGGTCGCGGTAGTGCTGCACAAGGCGGGCGGGGGAGTGGACATTCCCCTCGGCACCCCCGTGGCCGGCCGCACCGAGACCGAGCTGGAGCAGTTGATTGGCTTTTTCGTCAATATCCTGGTGCTGCGCAACGACTTAACGGGCAACCCGACGCTGCGCGAGGCGCTGACCCGGGCCAGGGAGACGGCGCTGGCCGCCTACGCCCACCAGGACCTGCCCTTCGACCGCGTGGTCGACAGCGTCAGCCCGGTTCGCTCGCTGTCGCGCAATCCGCTGTTCCAGGTGGTGGTGCACGTGCGCGATCACCTGGCCGCCACCCGGGTGATCGAGGCGGCACTGGAGGCCGGCGGCGAGGACACGGTGTGCACCTCGCTGGACCCGACCTTCGACATGGCGCACGCTGACCTGTCCGTCAACTTCTTCGGCACCGACGGCGCGGGGGACATCGGCTACAACTGCGCGGTCATCTTCCGCACCGAGCTGTACCGCCGGGCCACCATCGAGCGGCTGGCCGGTTGGCTGGCCCGCGTCGTCACCGAGTTCGCCGACGACGTCGACCAGACGCTGCGCGACGTCCGGTTGGTCGACGACGACGAGCAACACCGCGTCGTGGCGGACTGGAGCCGCGGTGAGCCGGCGCCGCAGGACCGGCCGCGCACCATCGGTGACCTGTTGCGGCCCAGCCGGAACTTGGGGACCGACCGGATCGCGGTGCGCTGTGCCGACCAGGAAATCGATTATCCTGCGCTGCATCGTCGTTCGGATAACCTGGCGGCGCTGCTCGTCGAGCACGGTGTTGGGCCCGGGTCGCTGGTCGGGTTGTCCATGCGGCGCAGCATCGAACTGGTGGTGGCGCTGGTGGCCATCATGAAGGCCGGCGCCGGTTACTTCCCGATCGACCCGGCCTATCCGCCGGCACGCAAGGAACTCATGCTCGACGACGTCAGGCCGCCGGTCGTGCTGGCGACGGTCGAGGCGCTGGACACCATGCCCGATATCACCGGCGTCACATTGCTCTTGCTGGACGACCCGTGGGTGCGCGCGGCGGTCGACAACGACGCCGCGCCGGTGGACGGCTTCCCGGCGCCGCACCCCGACGACCCGATGTACCTGGTGTTCACGTCCGGGTCCACCGGAAAGCCCAAGGGCGCGGTCGGCACCCACCGGTCCATGTCGGCCCGGCTGGACTGGCAGCTGCGTCACTACCCGCCGCGCACCCGCGACGTCCGATTGGCCCAGGCTTCGATCACGTTCCTCGAGGGCGGCATGGAAATGCTGGCCGGCCTGGCCGCGGGCGCCACCATGATCCTCGCCGACGACACCGAGCTGCGCGATGCCGAAGCCCTTGGTGCGCTGATGAACCGGCATTCGGTCGCCCAGGTCACCGCGGTGCCCAGCCTGGTCTCGGCCCTGATCGACGCCCAGCCCGACGCGGTGCGCTCCCTGGCGCGGCTGGTGTGCGGCGGCGAGCCGGTGAGCATATCGCTGCTGGCGCGGCTGGTCGCGGTGTGTGCCGACGGCGGGACCGAACTGCTGAACAACATCGGCTCCACCGAAACCTCCGGCGCGGTGAGCCGCGGCCCGTTGTACCCGCCAAATCCGCTTGTCGGCAAACCGCTTCCGGGTTGCGACGCCTATCTGCTCGACGACGGGCTGCGCCCGGTGCCCGTCGGCGTGGTGGGCGAGCTGTACTACGCCGGCGACCAGCTGGCCCGGGGCTACTGGAAGCGATCCGGGCTCACCGCGACCCGTTTCGTTGCCAATCCCTATGGCGCCCAGCCCGGTTCGCGGCTGTATCGTAGCGGCGACCTGGCCCGGTGGACCGAGGACGGTCAGCTGGAATTCGTCGGGCGCGCCGACCACCAGGTGCAGGTGCGCGGTTTCCGCGTCGAGCTCGCCGAGGTCGAGGCCGCACTGGCCGCGGTCGACGGCGTTGCCGCGGCCGCCGCCCGCACCTGGGACCTGCACGGGGCCGCCTCGCTGGCCGGATACGTTGTGCCACAACGGCCGATCACCGACGACGCCGAGCGAGCGGCGTTCGCCGGCTCGGTGCGCAGCGCTATCGCCCGGACGCTGCCCGGGTACATGCTGCCCTCGTCGCTGACGGTGCTCGACGCGCTGCCGAAGACCGAGTCGGGCAAGCTGAACCGGCCGGGCCTGCCGCGGCCGGCGGTCGTCACCAGCGGCCGGATCGAGCCGACCCGGACCGCCACCGAGCGCGCCCTGGCCACGGTGTTCGCCGAACTGCTGTCCACCGCCGAAGTCGGGCGCTCCGACGACTTCTTCGCGCTCGGCGGGGACAGCATCTTGTCGGTCCAGTTGGCGGCGCGGGCCCGCGCCGCCGGCCTGGCGGTTAGCCCGCGAATGGTATTCGAGAACCCGACCGTGGCGGAGCTGGCCGCCGCGCTGGATGCGTCGGACGGCACGCACGCCGAACTCGAACACACCAACGGGCACGCCGACACGCGATTCGAGCCGATGAGCACCTCGGGCCTGTCACCCTCGGATCTGGCTGCGGTGACCGAACTTTGGTCCTCGTCGCGCGACGGCACGTCATGA
- the mbtD gene encoding mycobactin polyketide synthase MbtD codes for MLDHVLPDGRVPVLLSAHDAELIRQEAAAILTYLDRSAGDCADVTSSVASTLLRLRRVRRHRAVVRAANRAELIEGLSAIARGDEHDLVVGAAGIATPRVAFVFPGQGNQWRGMGADAYGRLADYRETADSCADAFVAGGFPSPLAYLVGELDRDWARTEIQAAQFTHAVSLAAAWQCFGVRPDLTVGHSLGEVAAAYVAEAISLPDAVALVAARATVVDGLTGRYAMAVLGVGVDGAESVLADTAGWLEVSAVNGPSSTVVSGDHDAVAAAVRLAGQRGIFTHHLAVDYPGHTSALRQLRTDLIERIPDSTFRDGPVTFIGSTVGGQVGSDTDFPEYWYENLCGTVRFDRAVQFAQKCGADAFIELSAHPALLYPLADIVDDALIVGSGHRDESITDSLSANIATVATAHPRCRWADAIPGGVRPPLRNFPNAPMRALQLWATPEPLSDVTPVATLTVAVEDWQPAAPAPAGGATARGIAVVGEPGAWTQQLIDAVAASPGCVAVAPQQAEIVAIIAPELDRHDVTTAIEQIAGRPDAGLPDYAAIVGPGCRAVWLLTAGAEQFGADAANVSGAQAALAAMHRSVGFEFPDQAFGHLDLPHRDVDAGTARAVVDALLGEAAEVALRGAESPRRYVRTFRDCRESATARPLDAAALDHVVITGGNGAIGLQYARYCVEHGARTVTLLSRNGVDAPALARLAENYDVVVQAPRCDITDAAALSAVAAEYAGAGASLVIHTAGIARARRRADLTGADVAEVCAAKVVGLARLADLWPLRPDCRMLACSSVFGVWGGYSHAAYAASNRLLDVLAAQLRRGGRDCIAIRWGLWQSAGVVAGNEITRTERSGLVAMDPGLAIEAGLYRYDADPLIFDADFDRLAVFFESQGMPTPFSATHDGDAAGGGDGVPQQLAEVVRAELAATLHLGDPASIDPSASLIDLGVDSLLALDLRKRLRRTVGNAVPVAHMLGGITVHELIDAVRAGSPQARDARKVGVLA; via the coding sequence GTGCTCGATCATGTGCTGCCCGACGGCCGTGTCCCGGTACTGCTCTCCGCGCACGACGCCGAGCTGATCCGCCAGGAGGCGGCGGCGATTCTGACCTACCTCGACCGCAGCGCGGGCGACTGCGCGGACGTGACCTCGTCGGTCGCATCGACGCTGCTGCGGCTGCGGCGGGTCCGCAGGCACCGCGCCGTCGTCCGCGCCGCGAACCGCGCCGAGTTGATCGAGGGGTTGTCGGCGATCGCCCGCGGCGACGAACACGACCTGGTCGTCGGCGCCGCCGGGATCGCGACGCCCCGTGTCGCGTTCGTCTTTCCGGGTCAGGGCAATCAATGGCGGGGGATGGGAGCCGACGCCTACGGCCGGCTGGCGGACTACCGGGAGACGGCGGACAGCTGCGCGGATGCGTTCGTCGCGGGTGGATTCCCTTCTCCGCTGGCCTATCTGGTGGGCGAGCTGGATCGGGACTGGGCGCGGACCGAGATCCAGGCGGCCCAGTTCACCCACGCGGTCAGCTTGGCCGCGGCGTGGCAGTGTTTCGGGGTCCGTCCCGATCTGACCGTGGGGCACAGCCTCGGCGAGGTCGCGGCGGCCTATGTGGCCGAGGCGATATCGCTGCCGGACGCCGTCGCCCTGGTGGCAGCACGAGCCACCGTCGTCGATGGACTGACCGGCCGCTACGCGATGGCGGTGCTCGGTGTCGGCGTCGACGGGGCTGAGTCCGTGTTGGCCGACACCGCGGGGTGGCTGGAGGTATCGGCGGTCAACGGGCCGTCGTCAACCGTGGTCTCCGGTGACCACGATGCGGTGGCCGCCGCGGTGCGGCTGGCGGGGCAGCGGGGCATCTTCACCCATCACCTGGCCGTCGACTACCCGGGGCACACCAGCGCGCTACGGCAGCTGCGCACCGACCTGATCGAGCGCATACCCGACTCGACATTCCGCGACGGGCCGGTGACATTCATCGGATCCACGGTGGGCGGCCAGGTCGGCAGCGATACCGACTTCCCCGAGTACTGGTATGAAAATCTCTGCGGCACAGTACGGTTCGATCGGGCCGTGCAGTTCGCCCAGAAGTGCGGGGCCGACGCGTTCATCGAGTTGTCCGCGCACCCGGCGCTGCTGTATCCGTTGGCCGACATCGTCGACGACGCGCTGATAGTCGGCTCCGGTCATCGAGACGAGTCGATCACCGACTCGCTGTCGGCGAACATCGCGACCGTCGCAACGGCCCACCCCCGCTGCCGGTGGGCCGACGCCATCCCGGGAGGTGTGCGCCCACCACTGCGCAATTTCCCCAACGCGCCGATGCGGGCGTTGCAACTCTGGGCGACGCCGGAACCGCTGTCCGACGTCACCCCGGTTGCCACGTTGACCGTCGCCGTCGAGGACTGGCAGCCGGCGGCCCCGGCGCCCGCCGGCGGCGCGACGGCCCGCGGGATCGCGGTTGTCGGCGAGCCCGGCGCCTGGACGCAGCAGCTGATCGACGCGGTCGCGGCGTCCCCGGGCTGCGTTGCGGTGGCGCCGCAGCAGGCGGAGATCGTCGCGATCATCGCGCCGGAACTCGATCGTCACGACGTCACCACCGCGATCGAACAGATCGCCGGCCGGCCTGACGCGGGCCTTCCCGATTACGCCGCGATCGTCGGCCCCGGCTGCCGGGCGGTCTGGCTGCTGACTGCCGGCGCCGAACAGTTCGGCGCCGACGCGGCGAATGTCTCCGGCGCGCAGGCGGCGCTGGCCGCAATGCATCGCAGCGTCGGGTTCGAATTCCCGGATCAGGCATTCGGGCACCTCGACCTGCCGCACCGCGACGTCGACGCCGGCACGGCGCGCGCCGTCGTCGACGCGCTGCTCGGCGAGGCGGCCGAGGTCGCGCTGCGCGGCGCCGAGTCGCCGCGACGGTATGTTCGAACCTTCCGCGACTGCCGGGAATCGGCGACCGCCCGACCGCTGGACGCCGCCGCACTGGACCACGTGGTGATCACCGGAGGCAACGGGGCCATCGGGCTGCAGTACGCCCGCTACTGCGTCGAACACGGGGCGCGCACGGTTACCCTGTTGAGCCGCAACGGAGTCGACGCGCCCGCCCTGGCCCGGCTCGCCGAGAACTACGACGTGGTGGTGCAGGCGCCGCGGTGCGACATCACCGACGCGGCCGCGCTGTCCGCCGTCGCGGCCGAATATGCCGGCGCGGGGGCGTCATTGGTGATCCACACCGCCGGCATCGCCCGGGCGCGCCGGCGTGCCGATCTCACCGGCGCGGACGTGGCCGAGGTGTGCGCCGCGAAGGTCGTCGGGCTGGCGCGGCTGGCCGACCTGTGGCCGCTGCGGCCGGACTGCCGGATGCTGGCCTGCTCCTCGGTCTTCGGGGTCTGGGGCGGTTACAGTCACGCGGCCTATGCGGCGTCGAATCGGCTGCTCGATGTGCTGGCCGCGCAATTGCGGCGCGGCGGGCGGGACTGCATCGCGATCCGCTGGGGATTGTGGCAAAGCGCCGGAGTCGTGGCGGGCAACGAGATCACTCGCACCGAACGCTCCGGACTGGTCGCGATGGACCCGGGGCTGGCCATCGAGGCCGGCCTGTATCGCTACGACGCCGACCCGCTGATCTTCGATGCCGACTTCGACCGCCTCGCGGTGTTCTTTGAAAGCCAGGGCATGCCAACGCCATTCAGCGCGACGCACGACGGCGATGCAGCCGGCGGTGGCGACGGGGTGCCGCAGCAACTGGCCGAGGTCGTGCGTGCCGAGCTCGCCGCGACCCTGCACCTCGGCGATCCGGCGTCGATCGACCCGAGCGCCTCGCTGATCGACCTCGGGGTCGATTCCCTGCTCGCGCTCGATCTGCGCAAGCGGCTGCGCCGGACCGTGGGCAACGCGGTCCCGGTGGCGCACATGCTCGGCGGCATCACCGTGCACGAACTGATCGACGCCGTGCGCGCCGGTTCACCCCAAGCTCGCGATGCGAGAAAGGTTGGAGTCCTAGCGTGA
- a CDS encoding beta-ketoacyl [acyl carrier protein] synthase domain-containing protein translates to MPDTDPVVIVGMGIEAPGGIDTADGLWELLAHGREALGPFPTDRGWAVADLLAGSRRGGFKEIHNSGGFLSGAATFDPEFFGISPREAVAMDPQQRVVLRVSWRALENSGINPDDLAGQDVGCFVGASATGYGPPMAEFSGHSGHLLAGTALSVISGRIAYTLGLSGPALTLDSSCASALVAFHVAVRSLQDGDCDLALAGGVNVLGSPGFFVEFSKQHALSDDGVCRPYSARASGTVWAEGAAMFVLQRKSAAVRDGRPIVAEVRATAVNQDGRSAGLSAPSEQAQIRLFRRAIERAEIKPGEVGMIEGHGTGTRLGDRTELRSLAQTYGDTAPGTGALLGSVKSNVGHALAAAGALGLAKVLVSAEHGAVPPTLHAAQASPEIDWESQGLRLAQTLTPWPAVGGLRTAAASAFGIAGTNAHLIVSVPEVA, encoded by the coding sequence ATGCCTGACACCGACCCCGTCGTGATCGTCGGCATGGGAATCGAGGCGCCCGGCGGTATCGACACCGCCGACGGACTGTGGGAGCTGTTGGCGCACGGCCGCGAGGCGCTGGGTCCGTTCCCCACCGATCGCGGGTGGGCGGTCGCCGACCTGCTCGCCGGATCGCGCCGCGGCGGATTCAAAGAAATTCACAACAGCGGCGGATTCCTCAGCGGGGCAGCCACATTCGATCCGGAGTTTTTCGGCATCTCGCCCCGCGAGGCCGTCGCGATGGATCCCCAGCAGCGGGTCGTGCTCCGGGTCTCCTGGCGTGCCCTGGAAAACAGTGGCATCAACCCCGACGACCTGGCCGGCCAGGACGTGGGCTGCTTCGTCGGCGCGTCGGCCACCGGCTACGGACCCCCGATGGCCGAGTTCTCCGGCCACAGCGGTCATCTGCTCGCCGGGACGGCGCTGAGCGTAATCTCGGGGCGAATCGCCTACACCCTCGGCCTGTCCGGTCCGGCGCTCACCCTGGACTCCTCCTGCGCGTCCGCGCTCGTGGCGTTTCACGTCGCCGTGCGCTCGTTGCAGGACGGCGATTGCGATCTGGCGCTGGCCGGCGGCGTGAACGTGCTGGGCTCGCCCGGCTTCTTCGTCGAGTTCTCCAAACAGCACGCCCTGTCCGATGACGGTGTGTGCCGCCCCTACAGCGCGCGGGCCAGCGGGACGGTGTGGGCCGAGGGGGCGGCCATGTTTGTGCTGCAACGCAAGTCGGCCGCGGTGCGGGACGGGCGACCGATCGTGGCCGAGGTTCGCGCCACCGCCGTTAACCAGGACGGCCGCAGCGCCGGGCTCAGCGCGCCCAGCGAACAAGCGCAGATTCGGCTGTTCCGGCGGGCCATCGAGCGGGCGGAGATCAAACCTGGGGAGGTGGGGATGATCGAGGGCCACGGCACCGGCACCCGGCTCGGTGATCGCACCGAATTACGTTCGCTCGCACAGACGTACGGCGACACGGCGCCAGGCACCGGGGCGCTGCTGGGCTCGGTGAAATCCAACGTCGGCCACGCGCTGGCCGCGGCCGGCGCGCTCGGGTTGGCCAAGGTGTTGGTCTCCGCCGAACACGGCGCCGTGCCGCCGACCCTGCACGCCGCTCAGGCCAGCCCGGAAATCGACTGGGAAAGCCAGGGTTTGCGCCTCGCACAGACCCTGACGCCATGGCCGGCGGTCGGCGGGCTGCGGACCGCGGCGGCGTCGGCCTTCGGCATTGCCGGCACCAACGCGCATCTGATCGTGTCCGTCCCCGAGGTCGCCTAG